The Thermococcus henrietii genome segment CCGGCTCCATGCCTACGATGGCCTCGTCGAGGCCCGGAATAATCTCGCCAACCCCGATTCTCGCCCACATTGGGCCGTACTCCCTGTCCTCAACGTAAACCCCGTGTTCCTTTGCGAGCTCCTCTATGCTCGTGTCAAAAACCTCGCCGTTCTCAAACCTTCCAACGTAGTTGAACAGAACGTAATCGCCAGCTTCAACCTTCATTTCCTTCAACTCCAAAATTGCTTCAGTGGGACTTACTTCGGTCCCTTATAACCCTTTTGGTCTCCGTCTTTCCCGTGCGGTAGGTATATAAGGAACCTTGCCCAGTGTTATAATGGTGATTGATATGGGATACCTTTCTGACGTCCTCCGGAACGAGTATGGTAACCTCGAGGTTCGTGAGGTCTACACTTCGAAGCTCGGGGAAACGGACGTGGAGATAGTCGAGGTGAGCTCTGGCGGTGAGAAGTTCATAGCGATGTTCCAGAGTGTCCCAGTTAAGGATGGCCTCTACAAGTGGTCGTTAATCATAACCAGCGCCCACAACACTCGCACAATCAAGGGGATGGACAGACTCGATGCTATAAACCTAGCGCTGAGGTCAAGCATTGACGCGATGATAAAGGGGATAGAGGGCGAGTGATTACTCCTCTGGGAGGATGTAGTAGACGTAGTGCGGTCTGTTCGTTATCTCGTCAATGAAGACCACGGTGCCATTCCTCGGGGGCTTTAAGTAGTGAACCTCTCCCTTTCTCGTTGTTACAGCCGCGAATGCATCGCCCGTTCTAACCCTGTTCCCGACGTTCGCTATCAGCGTTTTGGTGAAGCCTTCAACGGGGAGAAGCATCAGCTCGTCGCCCTTCCTGAGGTAAATCCTCGTTCTGCCGTCTGGAAGGACCAGAACCGCGTCGGCGTTCATCCTGCTGGTGGTTCTGTCCACGTAGAGGTAAAAGCGGTCGTAGACCTCCTTGATTAGGAACTTTGCATTCTTCCCTATGAACTCCGGAACGGTGTCCCCCCTCTTAAGCCATACCTCAACGTTGCCGTCGATTATCACACAGTCCTTTGTGGCCTTTCCTTTCTCAATGCACTCCCCTTCCCTACCCTCGACGTAGAGCTTTGGAACCCTCTCCATACTCCCACCTAAATTTTACTGGCCCGTAAACCTTTTAAACCTCTCCCCTTACTTTGTTCCGTGGCGCAAAATGTCCACTAAGGTCAAGTTCGTTGCGTTGCTGACAATAACGGTCGTTCTCCTTGCTTTTGTGATGAACAGTCATGCGTTTTCAGCCCCCCATCGCAGGTCCACCTCAGAGCTCCCCCTGGATTTTCTAACGGTTGTCGTCCTCGTTGGCATCTCCGCTGGTCTCGTGTTCATAATCATGATGGCCTTCTATTTTCGGGAGTTTAAAGGCTTCAAGATGCGCGTTGATATGGAGGATGGAGCTTCCTCATTGTTGAACTCCATCGTCTCGGCAATCCTCTCCCTGATTTTCATAGCATCCCTCAAGTTGGTCGGGAGACCGGGTCCCCGCCCGTCTCCCATCAACTGCACTCTCCTGAACAACGTTAGTTACACGAGCTCCTTCTCCAAGTGTCCGGTTGTGATGGCGTCTAACCTGTCTAACTCTACTCCAAGTCTTTCGGTGAACTTCTCTGGGATTGGCTCCATCCTGGGGAGCCTAAACACCGGCTTCCGCTGCCCAATCACTAACGTTACTCCTCTCGCCAGCTCTTATGGTACGTCGACGGCGAGGTTCTCAAAGAGTGCGGTGACGTCTCACCTCTGGGTTGTTTTCATGCTCCCGGTGCTCTTCAGCTTCGCTTATGCGGGTTATCACTACTACCGGCTCGGGCGGGAGGAGGTTAAGAGAAAGAAAAAGCTCCAGAAGGCCATTGAGTTCGATGAGAAGCTTGATGAGTTCGGCCTCGAGAGGTTCTCCGACCCCAAGGAAGCAATCGTGGAGATTTACAAGAACGCAGTGCTGTGGCTTGAGGGCCTTGGAATTCCGTACAGGGAGAGCTGGACCCACTGGGAGCACGCGGAGCACGTCAAGTACATGCACGAGGCCTTCGTGAAGCTTGCGAGGCTCTTCGAGAAGGCGAAGTACGCCCCGGAGAGGCTTGAGTGGAAAGACGCTGAAAAGGCCCTTGAGATTTACAACGAGCTGAGGGGGAGGGCCCGTGAGCTTGCGGAGCTTGAGTGAGAAGTTCAAAGGCAGGGTTGTCCTCCTGGGTGTTCTCTTGTTCTTCTCAATCGTACCCGGAGAATACTACATCCGGTGGATTGCCTCGGTGGCCCTGGCGGCGACCCTCGCGCTCATCTTGGTTGGCTACGACGTTAGGATTCCCTACCGCAAGGAGGCGTCCGAAGAGTTTAAGCGTCCTCTGAAGCCCGAGTTTGAGAGGGCCCTTACAATCGTTGAGAGGTCTAAGAAAGGGGGTTCGAGGAAGCTGGTTGAAGAGGACCTGTTGGAGATACTTTACATCCTCTACGATGGGAAGTTCAACTATCAGGAGCTCCGCTCCAATCCGCCCCCGGCTTTGAAGGCGTTCTACTCATCCCCCAATCCTTATGAGGGCCTTAAGGAGGCCCTAAAAATACTGGAGGCTGAGCTGAATGAAGATAGAGGAAGTTCACGAGAAGTCTAACCTCGTCCTGAGGGAAGTTGAAAAGGCGATAGTTGGCAAGGAAAACGTGCTGAAGATGATACTCACGACGATTTTAGCGGATGGCCACATCCTAATAGAGGACCTCCCGGGACTCGCGAAAACGCTGATGGCTAAGAGCTTTGCGAGCGCTCTCGGCCTGCAGTTCAAGCGCGTTCAGTTCACCTCCGACCTCCTTCCGAGCGACATACTCGGCGTCTCGGTCTTCAACCAGAAGACCCTTGAGTTCGAGTTCAGGAAGGGGCCAATTTTCACAAACATCCTCCTCGCGGACGAGATAAACCGCTCGCCGCCGAAGACGCAGAGTGCTCTGCTCGAAGCGATGCAGGAGAGGCAGGTGACGATAGAGGGCAACACCTACGAGCTTCCAAAGCCCTTCATCGTCATAGCGACGCAGAACCCCATAGAGCAGGAGGGAACGTACCCCCTCCCAGAGGCCCAGCTCGACCGCTTCCTCGTCCGCCTCCGTGTTGGATATCCCACCAGGGAGGAGGAGAAGGAAATCCTCAAGAGGAGAATGGAGCGCAAGAAGGAGGAAGTGGACATAACGCCAGTTGTCACGCCGGAGGAAGTCCTTGAGATGCAGAGGGCCATCGAGGACGTCTACATAAGCGAGCCGATAATCGACTACATCGTTGCCGTCGTTGAGGCAACCCGGAGGGACAAGAGGAGCGTTGAGATTGGCGCCTCTCCAAGGGGGAGCCTGGCCCTGATGAAGCTTTCGAGGGCCTATGCCGCAATAGAAGGCAGGGATTACGTAATTCCCGACGACGTTAAGGCCGTTGCCGTCCCAGCCCTGAGCCACAGGCTAATCCTAAAGCGCGAACTCTGGTACACGAAGGTCTCGCAGGAGAGCGTCATGGAGAAGCTCCTCGAGAAGGTTCCCGTTCCCAAGTTCGAGTGAGGGGTCAGCATGTTAGGCTTCGAGGGAATTCCATATCAGCCTTCGGTTATTCCCCTCGAGGAGGAAGGTGAGGAGACAGAAGTTTCTCCGACCTCAAAGCTTGCCCTCTACCTGATTTCGCTCTGGGTCATTCCCCTTGTCTCGTTCCTTCTCCTCAGGTGGGAGATGGTCTACTTGGTGCTACCGTATCTGACGCTCCTTTCAGTCTCGTACCTCTTCTTCAAGCCAACCGGAAACGTTGAGGTTTGGCGCGTCGTTTCCCACAACCGCTTTTTGGAGGGTCAGGAGGCTGAAATCGAGGTTCACGTCAAAACGGACTTCCGCGTTGATTACTTTCGGGTCAGGGACCTCGTTCCCGACCTTGAGGTCGTTGGGAAACCTGAGAAGGTCTTCTCCCTTGGACCCGGAGAGGAGGGCGTTCTTAGGTACCGGGTCAAGGTGAAGCGCGGCATCTACCGGTTTGAGGGCGTTCGGGTCTCCTACCGCGACCCTTTCGGCTTTTTCTCCTCAGACCGCATCGTGGACCACTTCACCGAGATAGTTGGGGTTCCAATCCTTTACGAGGTTCAGACACCCTACTCGACCAAGGGAACTAAGATAACGATAGGTCCGCTCCCATCTCCCCTCATTGGAGGCGGCCTCGAGTTCCACGCGATTAGGGAGTATCAGCCCGGCGACCCGCTCAAGGTCATCAACTGGAAGGCCACCGCGAGAACCGGAAGGATAATGGCCAACGAGTTTGAGAGCGAGAGGAAAGTTGACGTCGTCTTCGTTATCGATGCCTCCAGAATGAACGAGCCGGTCTTTGACTACCTAATCCGCGCCGCTGCATCGCTCATGCTCAACGCCCTGAACGACGGCACGAGCTTCGGCCTCCTCATGGCGGAGAGGATACCCCTGTGGGTCCGCGTTGACTACGGCAAGAGGCACTTCTTCAAGTGCATCGATTTCCTCAGCACCGCGAGGCCCGACGAGAACAACTTCATCGCCTACCAGGTCGAGCACCTCGTCAAAACATCTCTTCCACCCCGGGCCCAGATTATTTATTTCTCACCGCTCGTAACCGAGGAGAGCAGGAAAGCACTGAAAATACTCGCCGAATTTGGCTACAAGGTCGTTGTTATAAGCCCGAACCCGAACAGCCTATACGAACCGAAAACCGAGGATGAGGAGCTCGCGATGAAGCTCGTCCAGCTCAAGAGAAAGGCCATCCTCAACAGCCTCGCGGGCTATGGACTCATAATAGACTGGGACGTCAGAAAACCCCTTAAAGCGGCAATCGCGGAGGTGCTTGGAGTATGATTAGGAAACTCGTTTCACTGGGTACTCTCGCACTTACTTCTCTATTCGTCTACCTTGCCTTTGGGCCGGGACTTGAGGCCCTCGTCGTGCTCGTCCCGGCGCTCCTTACCTTCCTCTGGGAACCCGCGGGTTACCTGTCCCTCTCCGCCCTGGGAATCCTGCTGGTTTACCGCTCCGTTGGCGGTTTCTGGGGGTTAATAACGCTTGTATTCGCAATCGAGTACGTTGAGTCGGTTTACCTTACAAAGAGGAACGCTCCGGCGGAGCACTACTACGTCCTCTTCGCCGGAACGATGCTCGCCGTCCCCATCTACTACCTCGCTTACTTCCTCTCGTTCTACGTTCCGAGCCTCGTGAACACCGTCGTTGCAGCCCTCTTCGCCGTTTTCCTCTACGTTCTGTTCTACATCGTCGTTAAACGCTGATGCTCCAGCTCCCCCTTTTCTTTAGGACTTCCCTCGCTCGCTCAAGGCCCATCCTCACGCACTCATCTAGCTTTTTACCCTTCACGAGTCCGGCAAGAAAGCCACCCGCGAAGGCATCACCCGCTCCAGTTGGGTCTGTCTCCCCCTCAACGGGAAGCGCCGGAAACTCGTGGGAGTCGCCGTCGTAAATCAGGACTCCCCTCTCTCCCCTCGTTATCACAACAAGCTCTGCTCCCCAGGAGTACAGCTCCTCTGCGGATTTTCTAACGTCATCGAGGCCGGTGATTAGTTTCGCCTCCCTCTCATTTGGAAAAACTGCGTAACTCATAGATACGAGCTCCCTCACGAGGTCGGGCTTTCTCCCGTAGTCCTCGTAGTAGGTCGGGTTAAAGTCGAGGCTCACTCTCCTCCTTTCAAGCCTATTGAGGACCTTCACCTGCTCCTCGGGCGGAATCGGAGCTATATGAAAGATTTTTGCCTTGAGATAATCCTCAGGAATCGGCGTCTCGCCCATTCTCTCCGCAACGCCCATCTCAACCGGTGACTCAACGCTTCCGTCGGGTTTGTAGATAACCCAGATGTGAATAGTCTTCCCGGGGAGGATTTGAACTCCCCCAATGTCAACGTATTGAGCCAGTTTTTCAAGCCACTCCCGCGGAAAATCCTCGCCGACTTTCGTGACGAGACCGACCTTAGCGCCGGCCAGAGCGGCTGAAGTCGCCACGGCCGCCGCGGCACCGCCGGGCATCTCGATTTTCCTCCCGTCCGGGAAAACTATCGTGTCTATCGAGACGTGACCGAGGACAACGAGCTCGACCATTCTACCACCCCTGACCTTGATTGGAGTCGTTACGTCGCCTTGGGTTTTAAGCCAAACGGTGGAATTGGATACGTGGTAAGCGGTTACTACCCAATTAAATGGACAAAATATAAAACGTATTGAGTTGTCTATTGGGGTTTAGTGTAACCAAAAGCTTTTTAGGAGCTTTGATTATTTTGTCAATGGCTTGTGTGAAATCCGAGGAGCCACGTGAGATTCGGTGAGGGGCATGTCAAAAGTTATTCCCAACGTGGTCTTGGTAATCTCTGTGCTCTCACTGCTTTTTCTCCCGGCCGTCTCAGCCGATTGCTCGCCGTACAAAATTTATTCCGTGGATTCAATCAGCATTATCGACGGCTGGCTTCTCCTTGGAATCGGAGAGAACACGTACACCTGCGAGATGATAGCTGGGGAGTGGACGCCCGTGCTGATAGGTGTACCAAATGAATATTACCTCCTCACCGACGGGAGCAAGGCCGTCTTTCTTGGGGGCACTGACATCGGCCGGGAAACCTTCCTCGGTTTTGTGAACGGAACGCTCTACGTTCTAACCGTCAACAGGGCTCACGTCCCGTACAAAAACGTGACAATCACAATTGAAGGTGTGTCCCACAACTTCACGCTCCTCAAGAACGTGACCGTGAAAGCGCTCTACCGGTTCACTGGAACATGTTTGGAAAACGTTTCAACGTGTAGAATAGTCTCGTATCCCAATGGGACGAAGATAGACACCTGCAATGGGTCCGTCTGGAACGTCTCCAACTACAAAATCCCCGGCGGTTCCTTAACCGGCGTCCCCGTGAGGATTGAGAATGGAACGGTTCACTTCAGATTGGGAAGAAGTTACTCCCTTGCGCTCCTGGAAGGGGTCAATACTTCGGTTCTGAAGCTGGAAGCGTTTAAGGCAAAGCACGGGGTCATCTTGGTTAACATGGGGGTAATCAAAGTCCTCGCAGGGGAAGGTGTTGAGGACATCCCCGTACTTTTTGTTGCAGATAACAAAACCGTCCGTTCACCTAAATTCATGGATTTGGAAAAGTTTGTCTGCGCCAAAGGTAGTGCGAATACTACCAATTCAACTGCTAACTCCGTGGTTGAGAATAGGGGCAAAAAGAGCATCTGTGGGCCTGCTTTCCTTGTCCTACTTGGGACAACTGCTCTCTTTGCAGAAAAAACAGTGAGGAGAGTGAGAAAATGTCCCGAATAATGATTGGTTTCCTTATTTTCATCCTTTCAATGTCAATAGTTCCATTTCACGGTGTCTCTGCCTCCAGCACTCAAACCTTCCAGGCCTATCAAATCACCATCGAGGGACTTGAACCCCACAGTATTGGAAT includes the following:
- a CDS encoding DUF2118 family protein gives rise to the protein MERVPKLYVEGREGECIEKGKATKDCVIIDGNVEVWLKRGDTVPEFIGKNAKFLIKEVYDRFYLYVDRTTSRMNADAVLVLPDGRTRIYLRKGDELMLLPVEGFTKTLIANVGNRVRTGDAFAAVTTRKGEVHYLKPPRNGTVVFIDEITNRPHYVYYILPEE
- a CDS encoding DUF4129 domain-containing protein; translation: MSTKVKFVALLTITVVLLAFVMNSHAFSAPHRRSTSELPLDFLTVVVLVGISAGLVFIIMMAFYFREFKGFKMRVDMEDGASSLLNSIVSAILSLIFIASLKLVGRPGPRPSPINCTLLNNVSYTSSFSKCPVVMASNLSNSTPSLSVNFSGIGSILGSLNTGFRCPITNVTPLASSYGTSTARFSKSAVTSHLWVVFMLPVLFSFAYAGYHYYRLGREEVKRKKKLQKAIEFDEKLDEFGLERFSDPKEAIVEIYKNAVLWLEGLGIPYRESWTHWEHAEHVKYMHEAFVKLARLFEKAKYAPERLEWKDAEKALEIYNELRGRARELAELE
- a CDS encoding AAA family ATPase, producing MKIEEVHEKSNLVLREVEKAIVGKENVLKMILTTILADGHILIEDLPGLAKTLMAKSFASALGLQFKRVQFTSDLLPSDILGVSVFNQKTLEFEFRKGPIFTNILLADEINRSPPKTQSALLEAMQERQVTIEGNTYELPKPFIVIATQNPIEQEGTYPLPEAQLDRFLVRLRVGYPTREEEKEILKRRMERKKEEVDITPVVTPEEVLEMQRAIEDVYISEPIIDYIVAVVEATRRDKRSVEIGASPRGSLALMKLSRAYAAIEGRDYVIPDDVKAVAVPALSHRLILKRELWYTKVSQESVMEKLLEKVPVPKFE
- a CDS encoding DUF58 domain-containing protein, with the translated sequence MLGFEGIPYQPSVIPLEEEGEETEVSPTSKLALYLISLWVIPLVSFLLLRWEMVYLVLPYLTLLSVSYLFFKPTGNVEVWRVVSHNRFLEGQEAEIEVHVKTDFRVDYFRVRDLVPDLEVVGKPEKVFSLGPGEEGVLRYRVKVKRGIYRFEGVRVSYRDPFGFFSSDRIVDHFTEIVGVPILYEVQTPYSTKGTKITIGPLPSPLIGGGLEFHAIREYQPGDPLKVINWKATARTGRIMANEFESERKVDVVFVIDASRMNEPVFDYLIRAAASLMLNALNDGTSFGLLMAERIPLWVRVDYGKRHFFKCIDFLSTARPDENNFIAYQVEHLVKTSLPPRAQIIYFSPLVTEESRKALKILAEFGYKVVVISPNPNSLYEPKTEDEELAMKLVQLKRKAILNSLAGYGLIIDWDVRKPLKAAIAEVLGV
- a CDS encoding carbohydrate kinase family protein, with the translated sequence MVELVVLGHVSIDTIVFPDGRKIEMPGGAAAAVATSAALAGAKVGLVTKVGEDFPREWLEKLAQYVDIGGVQILPGKTIHIWVIYKPDGSVESPVEMGVAERMGETPIPEDYLKAKIFHIAPIPPEEQVKVLNRLERRRVSLDFNPTYYEDYGRKPDLVRELVSMSYAVFPNEREAKLITGLDDVRKSAEELYSWGAELVVITRGERGVLIYDGDSHEFPALPVEGETDPTGAGDAFAGGFLAGLVKGKKLDECVRMGLERAREVLKKRGSWSISV